A region from the Silene latifolia isolate original U9 population chromosome 7, ASM4854445v1, whole genome shotgun sequence genome encodes:
- the LOC141590092 gene encoding uncharacterized protein LOC141590092: MEKTRLGYACLMVEVEVGQQFLDRLYFKDEKGCETSVAIEYEWRPDVCSLCKGIGHVSDICKKPTVSQPTVTQRKVWRPVVRAQPKELNPVRVPSTAVASSSVAPAVTSRLRESPRAAATIASPVTIVTSLVRQEHHGITNGDVPNSPTYAEVLSPKHMEGGQDNPPVETKIKVQDCSGVLATFGHSWKGVSNIQHHPGGRVWLIWLDQFFNVQVFGMSDQHITATVTEIASGTTFLFTVVYGSNDEDDRLSLWADLKRIKDVYSGPWAICGDFNNLLDVNERMGRPVLWSDIEDFRDCVSYCEVMDVKAQDCYAYFLPEGLFDHNPCVCYRRVTRQRRPQFRYLNMWGLDSHFKDIVKHYWGIKVSGSWMFQVITRQQKLKGPLKQFNRNRFSDVEKAVEIARLRLIDLQTTMHRDPTNLITLEAESIAADEFRHLTKAHFSYLSQKAKVAWGIEQACLDYYYNLLGVNAPTTPVHFPTVRYGKLINAHHTSILLKPVSLEEVKACIFSFPSTKFPGPDGFTSQFYRDSWDIIGRDITGDVLNFFASRQLLRQVNTTTLTLIPKVKNHVSVLEYRPIVCFNIIYKCITKILCSRLSEVLPDIVSCSQGGFVKGRNIVDNVLICQDLVRLYNRKTASPRCLIKIDLRKAYDTVEWEFIHQMLNALKFPTRFINLIMVCVSSPSYSLDVNESTFGFFQGKRGLRQGDPLSPLLFTLAMEYLSRILHVVSLQDSFRFHPMYGHIKLNFLLFADDLLMFCKGNAASIMWLLRSFSTFSAASGLCLNRDKSDIYFNGVPGDIIEDIVKISGFRIGKLPFNYLGVPISAKKIFKFDSQKLIERIVARIRALGARHLSYFGRLILVRSVLSTLHSYWASLFLLPTGIMKKVDSICRNFLSGGKDSYLRAPNVSWDKCCTPKEEGGLGLTNIQLWNRALLAKYTSCWSWKKIVHVKDKFKQGYVGNLWLNSDKPYTAAAGYNWI, encoded by the exons ATGGAAAAAACCAGACTAGGGTATGCTTGTCTTATGGTTGAAGTAGAGGTGGGTCAACAATTCTTAGACAGGCTGTACTTTAAGGATGAGAAAGGTTGTGAGACCAGTGTGGCAATTGAATATGAATGGAGACCTGATGTATGCTCTTTATGTAAAGGTATTGGGCATGTATCTGACATCTGTAAAAAGCCAACTGTGTCTCAACCTACTGTCACTCAGAGAAAAGTTTGGAGACCAGTAGTTAGGGCACAACCTAAAGAGCTTAACCCTGTCAGAGTGCCTTCTACTGCAGTTGCTTCTTCTTCTGTTGCACCTGCAGTTACTAGTCGTTTGAGGGAGTCTCCTAGAGCTGCTGCAACTATTGCCTCTCCAGTTACTATTGTCACCTCTCTGGTAAGACAGGAACATCATGGGATAACTAATGGGGATGTACCTAACTCGCCAACCTATGCTGAAGTATTGAGTCCTAAACACATGGAAGGGGGTCAGGATAATCCACCAG TTGAAACTAAAATAAAAGTGCAAGATTGTTCTGGTGTTCTAGCTACTTTTGGGCATTCTTGGAAGGGTGTGAGTAATATACAGCATCATCCTGGTGGTCGTGTGTGGTTGATCTGGTTGGATCAGTTCTTTAATGTTCAAGTATTTGGTATGTCTGATCAGCACATTACTGCCACTGTTACTGAAATTGCTTCTGGTACAACCTTTCTCTTTACTGTTGTTTATGGTTCTAATGATGAGGATGATAGATTATCTCTTTGGGCTGATCTTAAGAGGATTAAGGATGTGTACTCTGGTCCTTGGGCTATATGTGGGGATTTTAATAATCTGTTGGATGTGAATGAGAGAATGGGTAGACCTGTTCTTTGGAGTGACATTGAAGattttagggattgtgtttcttATTGTGAAGTTATGGATGTTAAAGCCCAAG ATTGTTATGCTTACTTTCTCCCTGAGGGGTTATTTGATCATAACCCATGTGTCTGCTATAGAAGAGTGACCAGACAGAGGAGGCCACAATTCAGATATCTTAACATGTGGGGACTGGACTCTCACTTCAAGGATATTGTTAAGCATTATTGGGGTATTAAAGTTTCAGGGTCCTGGATGTTTCAGGTGATTACAAGACAGCAAAAATTAAAGGGTCCTTTGAAACAGTTTAATAGGAACAGATTTTCTGATGTTGAGAAGGCTGTTGAGATTGCTAGATTAAGACTTATTGATCTCCAAACTACTATGCATAGAGATCCTACCAACTTGATTACTCTTGAGGCTGAGTCTATAGCAGCTGATGAATTTAGGCATCTTACTAAAGCCCATTTTAGCTACTTAAGTCAGAAGGCTAAAGTTGCGTGG GGTATTGAACAAGCTTGCCTGGATTACTACTATAACTTACTGGGGGTCAATGCTCCTACTACACCTGTTCATTTCCCTACTGTGAGGTATGGTAAACTGATTAATGCTCATCATACTAGCATCCTGCTGAAACCTGTCAGTCTTGAAGAGGTTAAAGCTTGTATTTTTTCATTTCCTTCTACAAAATTCCCGGGTCCTGATGGGTTCACCAGTCAGTTTTATAGAGACTCCTGGGATATAATTGGGAGAGACATCACTGGTGATGTGTTGAACTTTTTTGCATCTAGACAGCTTCTTAGACAGGTCAACACTACTACTCTCACTCTTATTCCCAAAGTGAAGAATCATGTTAGTGTGCTAGAATACAGGCCCATAGTTTGTTTTAATATCATTTACAAATGCATTACTAAAATCCTTTGCTCCAGACTTTCTGAGGTTCTTCCTGATATTGTTAGTTGCAGTCAGGGGGGTTTTGTTAAGGGCAGGAACATTGTGGACAATGTGTTGATTTGTCAAGATTTAGTAAGACTTTACAATAGGAAAACAGCCTCTCCTAGATGCCTTATTAAGATTGATCTTAGGAAAGCTTATGATACTGTTGAATGGGAATTTATTCATCAAATGTTAAATGCCCTTAAATTCCCTACTCGTTTTATCAATCTTATTATGGTTTGTGTTTCCTCTCCCTCTTATTCTCTAGATGTGAATGAAAGTACTTTTGGTTTTTTTCAAGGTAAGAGGGGTTTGAGACAAGGGGATCCACTTTCTCCTCTTTTGTTCACTCTAGCTATGGAATATCTTTCTAGGATTCTTCATGTGGTTTCCCTACAAGATTCCTTCAGATTCCATCCCATGTATGGACACATCAAGCTTAATTTCCTCCTTTTTGCTGatgaccttttaatgttttgtaaAGGGAATGCAGCTTCTATTATGTGGTTGTTGAGATCCTTCTCTACTTTCTCAGCTGCATCTGGTTTATGCCTCAACAGAGACAAAtctgatatttattttaatggggtTCCTGGTGATATTATTGAGGATATTGTGAAGATTTCTGGTTTTAGAATTGGCAAGCTTCCCTTCAATTACCTTGGTGTCCCTATTTCTGCTAAGAAAATTTTTAAGTTTGATAGTCAGAAGCTTATTGAAAGAATTGTGGCTAGAATTAGAGCTTTGGGTGCTAGGCATTTATCCTATTTTGGACGTCTCATTCTGGTTAGATCAGTTTTATCTACCTTACATTCCTATTGGGCATCTCTTTTTCTCTTACCTACTGGGATTATGAAGAAGGTTGACTCCATTTGTAGGAATTTCCTTTCGGGTGGTAAGGATTCTTATCTCAGAGCTCCTAATGTTAGTTGGGATAAATGCTGTACCCCTAAGGAAGAGGGTGGTCTGGGACTGACTAATATTCAGCTTTGGAATAGAGCCCTCCTGGCTAAATACACTTCCTG TTGGTCTTGGAAGAAAATTGTCCATGTGAAAGACAAGTTTAAGCAAGGTTATGTGGGCAATTTATGGTTGAATTCTGATAAACCTTACACTGCTGCTGCTGGGTATAACTGGATCTGA